A stretch of the Argentina anserina chromosome 6, drPotAnse1.1, whole genome shotgun sequence genome encodes the following:
- the LOC126799095 gene encoding translocase of chloroplast 34: MASQIIREWLGINSFAPATQTKLFELLGKLNQENVNSLTILVMGKGGVGKSSTVNSLIGERAVSISPFQSEGSRAVMVSRSRAGFTLNIIDTPGLIEGGYINDMALNNIKNFLLNKTIDVLLYVDRLDAYRVDNLDREVVKTITDTFGKGIWNRALVVLTHAQLSPPDGLPYDEFVSKRSEALLKAVRLGAGLRKQEVKGSTIPVVLVENSGRCNKNENDEKVLPNGTAWIPHVVQTITEVFLGGSKSIFVDQKVIDGPNPNARGKFLIPVLVALQYFFVVKPIERRIRIDSARESRPSWEMRDTSSRKY; encoded by the exons ATGGCATCCCAGATAATAAGAGAATGGCTTGGGATAAACAGTTTCGCACCTGCTACGCAAACTAAGTTGTTTGAATTGCTTGGAAAGCTCAACCAAGAG AATGTGAACAGTTTGACAATACTTGTTATGGGGAAAGGTGGGGTTGGGAAATCATCCACTGTGAACTCGCTCATTGGTGAAAGGGCTGTTTCTATTAGTCCTTTTCAG TCTGAAGGAAGCAGAGCTGTGATGGTTTCCCGCTCAAGGGCAGGATTTACCCTAAACATCATTGACACCCCTGGGCTCATTGAAGGAGGATATATTAATGACATGGCTCTCAATAATATCAAAAA TTTCCTTCTGAACAAGACCATAGATGTTCTGCTATATGTGGATCGACTGGATGCGTATAGAGTGGATAACTTGGACAGGGAGGTGGTCAAAACCATTACGGATACTTTTGGAAAAGGAATATGGAATAGGGCTTTGGTTGTCCTGACACATGCACAACTCTCACCACCAGACGGTTTGCCTTATGATGAGTTTGTCTCGAAAAGATCAGAAGCTCTTTTGAAAGCTGTTCGTCTCGGTGCTGGGTTAAGGAAACAGGAAGTGAAG GGctctactattccagttgtttTGGTTGAGAACAGTGGACGATGCAACAAGAACGAGAATGATGAAAAG GTTCTTCCAAATGGTACCGCTTGGATACCTCATGTTGTCCAAACAATCACAGAAGTCTTCTTGGGTGGAAGCAAGTCGATTTTTGTTGACCAGAAGGTGATTGACGGACCAAACCCCAATGCTAGAGGGAAATTCTTAATCCCCGTACTTGTGGCGCTTCAG TACTTCTTTGTGGTTAAACCAATAGAGCGTCGCATCAGGATTGACAGTGCAAGAGAGAGCAGACCATCCTGGGAGATGCGGGATACCAGTAGTCGCAAGTACTAA